A section of the Flavobacterium sp. CG_23.5 genome encodes:
- a CDS encoding homoserine kinase, translated as MNEIKIFCPATIANLSCGFDVLGLCLDNVGDEMIIKKSDVKGIRITKIVGADLPLETEKNVAGVAGLALLNAVETNFGFDIEIYKHIKAGSGIGSSAASAAGAVFGINALLGNPFEIKDLVQFAMQGEKLACGNAHADNVAPALLGGFTLVRSYSPLDIIKIKSPSELYATVVHPQIELKTSDARSVLKQTVSLKSAIMQWGNVGGLVAGLYTKDYDLIGRSLHDEIVEPLRSVLIPGFDLIKKTALENGALGSGISGSGPSIFALSKGKETADKIAKAMSAVYDEMNLPYEIHVSKVNPDGMRIIS; from the coding sequence ATGAATGAAATAAAAATATTTTGCCCCGCCACTATCGCCAATCTTTCCTGCGGATTTGATGTTCTTGGACTTTGCTTGGACAATGTGGGTGACGAAATGATTATTAAAAAATCAGACGTTAAAGGGATTCGTATTACTAAAATTGTTGGTGCCGATTTGCCTTTAGAAACCGAAAAAAATGTGGCTGGTGTTGCCGGATTAGCGTTATTGAATGCGGTAGAAACCAACTTTGGATTTGATATAGAAATTTATAAACACATCAAAGCCGGAAGCGGAATTGGGAGTAGCGCTGCAAGTGCCGCAGGAGCAGTTTTTGGAATCAATGCCTTATTAGGGAATCCATTCGAAATAAAAGATTTGGTGCAATTTGCGATGCAAGGTGAAAAATTGGCTTGTGGAAACGCCCATGCTGATAATGTTGCTCCAGCATTATTGGGCGGATTTACATTGGTTAGAAGTTACAGTCCATTAGATATTATAAAAATTAAAAGCCCATCAGAATTGTATGCAACTGTTGTTCATCCACAAATTGAGTTGAAAACATCAGACGCACGTTCCGTATTGAAACAAACCGTTTCTCTTAAAAGTGCTATTATGCAATGGGGAAATGTGGGCGGCTTAGTTGCCGGTTTATATACCAAAGATTACGATTTAATAGGTCGTTCCCTTCATGATGAAATTGTGGAACCACTTCGAAGTGTGTTAATACCAGGCTTCGATTTAATCAAGAAAACTGCACTTGAAAACGGGGCTTTAGGTTCTGGAATATCAGGTTCTGGTCCTTCCATTTTTGCTTTAAGCAAAGGAAAGGAAACCGCAGACAAAATCGCCAAAGCCATGAGCGCTGTTTATGATGAAATGAATTTGCCTTATGAAATTCACGTCTCAAAGGTTAATCCGGATGGAATGAGAATAATTAGTTAA
- a CDS encoding DUF3037 domain-containing protein: MQEKHLYEYSVIRVVPRVEREEFLNVGIILFCKQARFIKVLYTINEKKMQLFSSELDLEQLQLNLESFQKIGCGAKDGGPIAQFDIPSRFRWLTALRSSAIQTSRPHPGLCNDLEQTIQRLFEEMVL; this comes from the coding sequence ATGCAAGAGAAACACTTATATGAGTACTCCGTAATCCGGGTTGTACCTAGGGTAGAACGCGAAGAATTCCTCAATGTAGGGATTATTCTTTTTTGTAAACAAGCCAGATTTATAAAGGTACTTTATACCATTAATGAAAAAAAAATGCAGCTGTTTTCAAGCGAATTAGATTTGGAACAACTGCAATTAAACCTGGAATCTTTCCAAAAAATAGGTTGTGGTGCTAAAGACGGTGGACCTATCGCACAATTTGATATTCCATCTCGTTTTCGCTGGCTAACTGCATTGCGAAGTTCTGCCATACAAACATCAAGACCACATCCGGGATTGTGTAATGATTTGGAACAAACAATCCAACGATTATTTGAAGAAATGGTTTTGTAA
- a CDS encoding GNAT family N-acetyltransferase, with the protein MITKATLEDVSSLNKLINSAYRGESSKKGWTTEANLLEGLRTTEQELTETIANPKNTILKFTENNAIIGCVLLIEKEQQLYLGMLTVSPELQNSGVGKKLLQQAEIHALTLGLPKIVMTVISVREELISWYKRNGYIDTGARELFPASDVHIPITEQPLEFIVLEKRIG; encoded by the coding sequence ATGATTACAAAAGCAACATTAGAAGACGTTTCCTCCTTAAATAAATTAATAAATTCAGCCTATCGCGGTGAATCTTCTAAAAAAGGATGGACCACGGAAGCAAACTTATTAGAAGGACTAAGAACTACGGAGCAAGAACTAACGGAAACCATTGCCAATCCTAAAAATACTATTCTAAAATTTACGGAGAACAATGCAATTATAGGTTGTGTACTATTGATTGAAAAAGAGCAGCAATTGTATTTAGGAATGCTGACGGTTTCTCCTGAATTGCAAAATAGCGGCGTTGGAAAAAAATTATTGCAACAGGCTGAAATTCATGCTTTGACTTTAGGATTACCTAAAATTGTAATGACAGTAATTTCTGTTCGGGAGGAATTAATTTCATGGTATAAACGCAATGGTTATATCGATACAGGTGCAAGAGAACTGTTTCCCGCAAGCGATGTTCATATTCCAATTACCGAACAGCCTTTGGAATTTATTGTTTTAGAAAAAAGGATAGGGTAG
- a CDS encoding helix-turn-helix domain-containing protein: protein MMTDKNTHTLINPQNGNLAFKLFTFEDNSHFDHLQRLNYYSLIWIKKGTGSVKVDFSEYDFVENSLFAFAPYQPFMLQTNEKIEGIVLNFHPDFFCIHKHQAEVACNGILFNNIYEPPFILIDEAAKNTLEMVLEQIKKEMQNPALAQYELLISYLKIFLITASRLKDQMQVQDCKAVLDAKEPFILQNLKNYIEVHFKTKHSASDYADLLNLTPKALAKITKTHFNKTLTDLISERIIIEAKRELYLTNKAVKEIAYELGYEDEHYFSRFFKNNADVSPQMYRDTVGFARAMS from the coding sequence ATGATGACGGATAAAAACACACATACTTTAATCAATCCTCAAAATGGAAATCTGGCTTTCAAATTATTTACTTTTGAGGATAACAGTCATTTTGATCACCTGCAACGGCTGAATTATTATTCGTTGATTTGGATTAAAAAAGGAACAGGAAGTGTAAAAGTGGATTTCTCGGAATATGATTTTGTGGAGAATTCTTTATTTGCTTTTGCACCGTACCAACCTTTTATGTTGCAAACTAACGAAAAAATAGAAGGGATAGTTTTGAATTTTCATCCGGACTTTTTCTGTATTCACAAGCATCAAGCCGAAGTGGCGTGCAATGGCATTTTGTTCAATAACATCTACGAACCACCATTTATTTTGATTGATGAAGCCGCGAAAAACACATTGGAAATGGTTTTGGAACAAATCAAAAAGGAAATGCAAAATCCGGCATTGGCACAATATGAATTATTGATTTCGTACCTAAAGATTTTTCTGATTACAGCTTCTCGATTGAAAGATCAGATGCAAGTCCAAGATTGCAAAGCGGTTTTGGATGCCAAAGAACCGTTTATTCTTCAGAATTTAAAGAATTACATTGAAGTGCATTTCAAGACGAAACATTCCGCCAGCGATTACGCTGACTTGTTGAATCTGACTCCGAAAGCATTAGCGAAAATAACCAAGACCCATTTCAATAAAACCCTAACCGATTTAATTTCGGAACGCATTATCATTGAAGCCAAAAGAGAATTGTATTTGACGAACAAAGCGGTAAAAGAAATTGCGTACGAATTAGGATATGAGGATGAGCATTATTTCAGTCGTTTCTTTAAAAATAATGCTGACGTTTCTCCTCAAATGTATCGTGATACTGTAGGTTTTGCGAGGGCAATGAGTTAA
- the thrC gene encoding threonine synthase, producing the protein MKYYSLNHNAPNVSFKEAVIQGLATDKGLYFPETITPLPQDFFDSIQNLSNEEIAYQAIQQFVGDEIPAAVLKEIIDETLCFDFPLVEVEKGIYSLELFHGPTMAFKDVGARFMSRCLAYFNKDKKDSKNTVLVATSGDTGGAVASGFLGVKGVEVIILYPSGKVSDIQEKQLTTLGQNIKALEVDGVFDDCQDMVKKAFLDESLKHKNLTSANSINIARWLPQMFYFFFAYKALKKQNAALVFSCPSGNFGNICAGIIAKKMGLPIEHFIASTNVNDTVPRFLENGIYDPKPSIATISNAMDVGNPSNFIRIQEMYQNDLEQFKKDFSSYTFTDEETKIAMKTIFNANGYIAEPHGAVGYLGLKKELKNYPNAIGIFLETAHPIKFLDVVEPVLNVKLPIPAQIESVMNKEKVSVKIKNFEELKAFLG; encoded by the coding sequence ATGAAATATTACAGTTTAAACCATAACGCGCCAAACGTTTCTTTTAAAGAAGCCGTAATACAAGGATTAGCAACTGATAAAGGATTGTATTTTCCTGAAACAATTACCCCTTTACCACAAGATTTTTTTGACAGCATCCAGAATTTAAGCAACGAAGAGATTGCTTATCAAGCTATACAACAATTTGTGGGCGATGAAATTCCTGCAGCAGTACTCAAAGAAATTATTGACGAAACTTTATGTTTTGATTTCCCTCTTGTAGAAGTCGAAAAAGGAATCTATTCTCTTGAATTATTCCACGGTCCGACTATGGCTTTCAAAGATGTAGGTGCGAGATTCATGTCTCGTTGTTTGGCGTACTTTAACAAAGATAAAAAAGACAGTAAAAATACCGTTCTCGTGGCGACTTCTGGAGATACGGGAGGTGCTGTTGCCAGTGGCTTTTTGGGTGTTAAAGGTGTCGAAGTAATTATTCTTTATCCATCGGGAAAAGTGAGCGACATTCAGGAAAAACAATTAACGACTTTAGGACAAAATATAAAAGCGTTAGAAGTCGACGGCGTTTTTGATGATTGCCAGGATATGGTAAAAAAAGCGTTCTTGGACGAAAGTTTGAAACATAAAAATCTGACATCGGCAAATTCAATCAATATTGCGCGTTGGTTGCCACAAATGTTTTATTTTTTCTTTGCTTACAAAGCCTTGAAAAAACAGAATGCAGCACTGGTTTTTTCTTGTCCGAGTGGAAATTTCGGAAATATTTGCGCTGGTATCATTGCCAAAAAAATGGGTTTGCCAATCGAACATTTTATAGCTTCTACCAATGTAAATGATACCGTACCAAGATTTTTAGAAAACGGAATTTACGATCCAAAACCTTCCATCGCCACGATTTCTAATGCGATGGACGTAGGGAATCCGAGTAACTTTATTCGTATTCAGGAAATGTATCAAAATGATTTGGAGCAATTCAAAAAAGATTTTTCTTCTTATACTTTTACCGATGAAGAAACCAAAATAGCAATGAAAACCATTTTCAATGCCAACGGTTATATTGCTGAACCGCACGGAGCCGTGGGTTATTTGGGATTGAAAAAAGAGTTGAAAAACTACCCAAATGCGATTGGGATTTTCTTAGAAACTGCTCATCCGATCAAATTTTTGGATGTTGTCGAACCTGTTTTAAACGTAAAATTGCCTATTCCTGCTCAAATAGAAAGCGTGATGAATAAGGAAAAAGTAAGTGTAAAAATCAAGAATTTTGAGGAATTGAAAGCGTTTTTAGGATAG
- the thrA gene encoding bifunctional aspartate kinase/homoserine dehydrogenase I → MKILKFGGTSVANAQNIKLVLDIIINKANEEKLVVVVSAFSKVTDLLQLASINAASNDESYKEIVAEIEKKHLDALKELIPVSEQSGLLSHIKRIINHLETLLDGCFLLGELSPRTSDTILSFGELLSSYIIAEALKQNLKNSSYKDSRELIKTNNHFGKAAVNFEISNQLIADFFASNENQVVIMPGFIATTLDGINTTLGRGGSDYTAAILAGALNATNLEIWTDVNGMFTANPKIVKQAVPIASISYQEAMELSHFGAKVLYPPTIQPVLRKNIPILIKNTFEPEAEGTYISNNVTPNSYPVKGISHIDNITLITLEGPGMIGVSGSSKRLFEVLSHENINVIFITQASSEHSICIGILDTDAEVAEDAINKAFEIEILQNKIDRCIVEKNLCIIALVGENMKNHQGLSGRMFSTLGKNNVNIRAIAQGASERNISAVINERDVKKALNTLHENFFEENTKQLNLFVMGVGNVGEKFIEQINQQKKFLKDNLKINLRVIAVSNSRKMHFDEEGISLKEWQSLLENGETADAATFISNVKALNLRNSIFVDITANESVSKTYEHYLKQNVAVVTCNKIACSSAYDNYKNLKKLSRQYNAPFLFETNVGASLPIIDTVKNLIASGDKVNKIQAVLSGSLNFIFNNFDENNTFHDVVKEAGVQGFTEPDPKIDLSGIDVARKILILIRESGYKMEIDEIANESFVPAECLETTSNEDFFASLNRNAAHFEAIYKEALSKDSRLKYVAQFENGKANVGLRFIPKDHPFYNLEGKDNIVLFFTDRYVDQPLLIKGAGAGAAVTASGIFADVIRIGNV, encoded by the coding sequence ATGAAAATATTAAAATTTGGTGGAACTTCGGTAGCCAATGCACAAAATATAAAACTAGTTCTAGATATAATAATTAATAAAGCTAACGAAGAAAAACTAGTCGTAGTGGTTTCTGCTTTTAGCAAAGTAACTGACTTGCTTCAGCTAGCCTCCATCAATGCGGCTTCAAATGATGAAAGTTATAAAGAAATTGTTGCCGAAATTGAAAAGAAACATCTTGACGCGCTAAAAGAATTAATTCCGGTCAGCGAGCAAAGTGGTTTATTAAGCCATATAAAACGAATCATCAATCATCTTGAAACTTTGTTAGACGGCTGTTTTCTTTTGGGCGAACTATCCCCTCGAACTTCGGATACAATTTTAAGTTTTGGTGAATTATTGTCTTCTTATATCATTGCAGAAGCATTAAAACAAAACCTAAAAAATAGCAGCTATAAGGACAGTCGCGAATTGATAAAAACAAATAATCATTTTGGAAAAGCAGCAGTAAATTTTGAAATTTCAAATCAATTGATTGCTGATTTTTTTGCCTCGAATGAGAATCAAGTGGTAATCATGCCTGGTTTTATCGCTACTACATTAGACGGAATAAACACTACACTTGGTCGCGGCGGTTCCGATTATACTGCAGCAATTTTAGCGGGAGCTTTAAACGCAACTAATTTAGAAATATGGACTGATGTAAACGGTATGTTTACCGCTAATCCAAAAATAGTAAAACAAGCCGTTCCAATCGCCAGCATTTCTTATCAAGAAGCGATGGAGCTATCGCATTTTGGTGCCAAAGTTCTCTATCCACCTACTATTCAACCCGTTTTGAGAAAGAATATTCCAATTCTTATCAAAAATACATTCGAACCAGAAGCAGAAGGAACTTATATTTCGAATAATGTTACGCCAAACTCTTATCCTGTAAAAGGAATTAGCCATATTGACAACATTACTTTAATTACGCTTGAAGGTCCTGGAATGATTGGTGTTTCCGGTTCTTCCAAAAGACTTTTTGAGGTATTATCACATGAAAATATCAATGTGATTTTTATTACTCAAGCTTCATCTGAGCATTCTATTTGTATCGGAATTTTAGATACTGATGCCGAGGTTGCTGAAGATGCCATCAATAAAGCTTTTGAAATTGAAATTTTACAAAACAAAATTGACCGTTGTATTGTTGAAAAAAACCTTTGCATCATTGCTTTGGTAGGTGAAAACATGAAGAACCATCAAGGTTTAAGCGGCCGAATGTTTAGTACTTTAGGGAAAAATAATGTTAACATCCGAGCGATTGCGCAAGGTGCTTCAGAAAGGAACATCTCAGCAGTGATTAATGAAAGAGATGTTAAGAAAGCATTGAATACTTTACACGAAAACTTTTTTGAAGAAAACACAAAACAGTTGAATTTATTTGTGATGGGTGTTGGAAATGTAGGGGAAAAATTCATTGAACAAATTAACCAACAAAAGAAATTCCTGAAAGACAACTTAAAAATAAACTTGAGAGTTATTGCGGTGTCCAATTCTAGAAAAATGCATTTTGATGAAGAAGGAATTTCTTTGAAAGAATGGCAATCACTTTTAGAGAATGGAGAAACTGCAGATGCAGCAACTTTTATTTCTAATGTAAAAGCATTGAATTTGCGCAACAGTATTTTTGTTGACATTACTGCTAATGAAAGTGTTTCTAAAACCTACGAACACTATTTAAAACAAAATGTTGCCGTGGTAACTTGCAATAAAATTGCCTGTTCATCGGCTTATGATAATTACAAGAATCTAAAAAAACTATCGAGACAATATAACGCTCCATTCTTATTCGAAACTAATGTTGGAGCAAGTTTGCCAATTATCGACACCGTAAAAAATTTAATTGCATCAGGTGATAAAGTGAATAAAATTCAAGCTGTTTTATCCGGAAGTTTAAATTTTATCTTCAACAATTTTGATGAAAACAACACTTTTCATGATGTTGTAAAAGAAGCTGGTGTACAAGGATTTACAGAACCAGACCCTAAAATAGATTTGAGCGGAATTGACGTAGCACGTAAAATATTAATTCTGATACGAGAAAGCGGTTACAAAATGGAAATTGACGAAATTGCCAATGAATCTTTCGTGCCTGCTGAATGTTTGGAAACAACATCGAATGAGGATTTTTTCGCCTCTTTAAATAGAAATGCTGCTCATTTTGAAGCTATTTACAAAGAAGCACTAAGCAAAGATTCAAGACTAAAATATGTTGCTCAATTCGAAAATGGAAAAGCTAATGTTGGCTTACGATTTATTCCTAAAGACCATCCTTTTTACAATCTGGAAGGAAAAGATAATATTGTATTATTTTTTACAGACCGTTATGTAGACCAGCCGTTATTGATAAAAGGTGCAGGTGCTGGAGCAGCAGTTACGGCTTCAGGAATTTTTGCTGATGTAATTAGAATTGGAAACGTGTAA
- a CDS encoding carboxymuconolactone decarboxylase family protein, with translation MTTFTVPTRDQVAPANQDIFDNLQKALGFVPNLYATIAHSDNGLSRFLAYQNAKTSLSNKEKEAVNLIVSQVNGCVYCQSAHLVLGKMNGFSEDQLLDIRKGKSTDAKLNSLVQLAADITANKGNASTESVDSFFAQGYTNENLVDLILQVSDKTAMNYLHNLTQIPVDFPLAPAL, from the coding sequence ATGACAACATTTACAGTTCCAACAAGAGATCAAGTAGCACCGGCTAACCAAGACATTTTCGACAACTTACAAAAAGCATTGGGTTTTGTTCCAAATTTATACGCCACAATTGCTCATTCCGATAATGGTTTATCTCGATTTTTAGCGTATCAAAATGCTAAAACGTCTTTGTCTAACAAAGAAAAAGAAGCGGTAAACTTAATTGTAAGCCAAGTAAACGGTTGTGTTTATTGCCAAAGTGCGCATCTCGTTTTAGGTAAAATGAATGGTTTCTCCGAAGACCAATTATTGGACATCCGAAAAGGAAAAAGCACCGATGCGAAACTAAATTCTTTGGTGCAATTAGCTGCTGATATTACCGCAAACAAGGGAAATGCCAGCACCGAGTCAGTAGATAGTTTTTTCGCACAGGGTTATACCAACGAAAATTTGGTAGATTTAATTCTGCAAGTGAGCGATAAAACCGCGATGAATTATTTGCATAATTTGACTCAAATTCCTGTTGATTTTCCTTTGGCTCCGGCTTTATAA
- a CDS encoding nuclear transport factor 2 family protein, translating to MEQKLPLPPFDMEKALLKVQLAEDAWNSKDPERIASAYTIDTQWRNRTEFINGREAVKEFLKHKWEKELDYTLKKELWGFRENRMAVRFEYEYHNAEGQWFRAYGNENWEFDENGLMRKRFASINDLAIEEKDRKFR from the coding sequence ATGGAACAGAAACTGCCACTTCCTCCATTTGACATGGAAAAAGCTTTGCTAAAAGTACAACTGGCCGAAGATGCCTGGAATAGCAAAGATCCGGAGCGAATAGCGTCAGCTTATACAATAGATACGCAATGGCGCAACAGAACGGAGTTTATCAACGGGCGAGAAGCGGTGAAGGAATTCTTGAAACATAAATGGGAAAAAGAACTGGATTACACACTAAAAAAAGAACTTTGGGGCTTTCGCGAAAACCGTATGGCCGTTCGTTTTGAGTATGAATACCACAATGCCGAAGGACAATGGTTTAGAGCGTACGGAAATGAAAACTGGGAGTTTGACGAAAATGGTTTGATGAGAAAACGATTTGCCAGTATTAATGATTTGGCTATAGAAGAAAAAGACAGAAAGTTTAGATAA
- a CDS encoding NADPH-dependent FMN reductase, with amino-acid sequence MKQNTTIIAISGSLKSTSANTNILRAMAKIAPENVIVKIVEGLDQLPHFNPETSEEMPAVTHFRNQIKAADGVIFSTPEYAFGVPGVLKNALDWLVSSGELNDKSVAAISVSPMHTGGDKALASLMLTLSALGTNTPQNSSLAIGTIKSKVNELGVITNPETLQELKAVLTALLESIN; translated from the coding sequence ATGAAACAAAATACCACTATTATAGCTATTTCTGGAAGTTTGAAATCAACTTCGGCGAATACCAACATTTTAAGAGCAATGGCTAAAATCGCTCCTGAAAATGTAATCGTAAAAATAGTGGAAGGATTAGACCAGTTGCCACATTTTAATCCGGAAACCAGCGAAGAAATGCCGGCAGTTACCCATTTTAGAAACCAGATTAAAGCTGCCGACGGTGTTATATTTTCTACTCCTGAATATGCTTTTGGAGTGCCGGGCGTGTTAAAAAATGCGTTGGACTGGCTCGTTTCTTCGGGTGAACTCAATGATAAATCCGTTGCTGCAATCAGCGTGTCGCCCATGCACACTGGGGGCGATAAGGCATTGGCATCCTTGATGCTGACTCTTTCGGCCTTGGGGACAAACACGCCCCAAAATTCTTCGCTGGCTATTGGTACCATCAAAAGTAAAGTGAATGAATTGGGAGTGATCACAAATCCTGAAACACTTCAGGAATTAAAAGCAGTTCTTACAGCTTTATTGGAAAGTATAAACTAA
- a CDS encoding SH3 domain-containing protein, translating to MKYRVATSSLNLRDFPSANDNSKILTQIPFRHTVKLIEKTTADWWKVRLLNTETEGFVFSKDIEHVDETTVNISDIEVPNFEPGSKGSLDNKEETYKPLGNSSIPFRDLTSVESKLSSIRKIIDALDVEKSFRYQKDESDTYCNIYTFDYCFFAKVYIPRLRWTDKAIAELKKGNEVPLIFEDTVRPFYSNYIYDWFLQSSNAFGWERILDIHGLQNKVNENGGVGIICAKRFILNKSGHVVVVVPETETEKAYRLDGKVIYPLQSQAGMNNYNYFSEIREEWWDSKDPEKGYSSAIFYYHD from the coding sequence ATGAAATATAGAGTAGCAACTTCGTCACTAAATCTGAGAGATTTTCCGTCGGCGAATGATAATTCTAAAATTTTAACACAAATCCCTTTTAGACATACCGTCAAATTAATTGAGAAAACAACAGCAGACTGGTGGAAAGTGAGGCTTTTAAACACGGAAACAGAAGGTTTTGTCTTTTCTAAAGACATTGAACATGTTGACGAAACAACTGTAAATATTTCTGACATTGAAGTGCCTAATTTTGAACCAGGTTCGAAAGGAAGCCTGGATAACAAAGAGGAGACGTACAAGCCGCTTGGCAATTCTTCCATTCCGTTTAGAGATTTAACTAGTGTTGAGTCAAAGCTATCGTCAATTAGAAAGATAATTGATGCACTGGATGTTGAAAAAAGTTTCAGGTATCAAAAAGACGAATCCGACACGTATTGTAATATTTACACTTTTGATTATTGTTTTTTTGCCAAAGTGTATATTCCCAGATTAAGATGGACGGATAAAGCAATAGCAGAACTCAAAAAGGGGAACGAAGTACCATTAATTTTTGAAGATACGGTGAGGCCTTTTTATTCGAACTATATCTATGACTGGTTTTTGCAATCGTCTAATGCCTTTGGATGGGAAAGAATCTTAGATATTCATGGACTTCAAAATAAGGTAAATGAAAACGGTGGGGTGGGAATCATCTGTGCCAAAAGGTTTATATTGAATAAATCAGGGCACGTTGTCGTGGTCGTTCCTGAAACCGAAACCGAGAAAGCATATCGATTAGACGGCAAAGTCATTTATCCGTTGCAATCTCAAGCCGGAATGAATAATTATAATTATTTTTCAGAGATAAGAGAGGAATGGTGGGATAGTAAAGATCCTGAGAAGGGATATTCTTCTGCTATCTTTTACTATCATGATTAA
- the hutH gene encoding histidine ammonia-lyase, whose translation MDNIHYISTAVLSLEDLNEIIAHHKSLELSDEAKINIQKCRDYLDKKMATHSAPIYGINTGFGSLCNVKISNENLSKLQENLVKSHSCGTGEEVPNEIVKLMLLLKIQSLSYGHSGIQLQTVERLIAFYNNDILPIIYTQGSLGASGDLAPLAHLSLPLLGEGEVFFEGKKVHSSVVLKHFNWEPIVLQSKEGLALLNGTQFMSAYGAHILMKANKFSYLADLIGAISLEGFDGRIEPFNELIHYIRPHKGQIVTANRIKGLLEGSEIIEQEKTHVQDPYSFRCMPQVHGASKDAMDYVKKVFKTEVNSVTDNPNIFAESDQIISGGNFHGQPLALALDFMAIALAELGSISERRTYQLISGLRKLPAFLVDNPGLNSGLMIPQYTAASIASQNKQLATPASVDSIVSSNGQEDHVSMGANAATKALRVMDNLERILAIELMNASQAIEYRRPLQSSDFIEMFLKSYRKEVPLVKEDRILHYDIEKSVSFLNSFEIEDDLLTLA comes from the coding sequence ATGGATAACATACATTATATAAGTACAGCCGTTCTTTCACTAGAAGATTTAAACGAAATTATAGCTCACCATAAATCTTTGGAACTCTCTGATGAAGCAAAAATTAATATTCAAAAATGCAGAGATTATTTAGATAAAAAGATGGCAACGCACTCAGCGCCCATTTATGGAATAAATACTGGTTTCGGGTCGCTTTGTAATGTGAAAATATCAAACGAAAATTTATCAAAACTTCAGGAAAATTTGGTAAAATCGCACTCTTGTGGGACAGGGGAGGAAGTGCCAAATGAAATCGTAAAATTGATGTTGTTGCTCAAAATTCAATCATTGAGTTATGGTCATTCAGGAATACAACTGCAAACGGTTGAACGATTAATTGCATTTTATAATAATGATATTTTACCTATAATATATACGCAAGGTTCCCTTGGTGCTTCAGGTGATTTAGCGCCGCTAGCGCATTTGTCATTGCCTTTATTGGGTGAAGGCGAAGTGTTTTTTGAAGGCAAAAAAGTGCATTCTAGTGTGGTATTAAAACATTTCAATTGGGAACCAATTGTTTTGCAATCTAAAGAAGGTTTGGCTTTATTGAACGGGACTCAATTTATGAGTGCTTATGGTGCGCATATATTGATGAAAGCTAATAAATTCTCCTATTTAGCGGATTTAATTGGAGCGATTTCTCTGGAGGGATTTGATGGGAGAATTGAACCTTTTAATGAATTAATACATTATATACGACCTCATAAAGGTCAGATTGTAACTGCCAATCGTATAAAAGGACTTCTTGAAGGGAGCGAGATTATCGAACAAGAAAAAACTCATGTTCAGGATCCGTATTCTTTTAGATGTATGCCTCAAGTTCATGGTGCCTCAAAAGATGCTATGGATTATGTGAAAAAAGTTTTTAAAACTGAAGTTAATTCGGTTACCGATAACCCGAATATATTCGCTGAAAGTGATCAAATTATTTCCGGCGGAAATTTTCACGGACAACCGTTAGCATTGGCGTTAGATTTCATGGCAATTGCATTGGCTGAATTGGGAAGTATTTCCGAAAGAAGAACCTATCAATTGATTTCGGGATTGCGTAAACTTCCCGCATTTTTAGTAGATAATCCAGGACTGAATTCGGGTTTAATGATTCCACAATATACTGCTGCAAGCATCGCGAGTCAAAATAAACAGTTAGCAACACCTGCAAGTGTCGACAGTATTGTGTCCAGTAATGGACAAGAAGATCATGTGAGTATGGGTGCAAACGCCGCGACAAAAGCTTTGAGAGTCATGGATAATTTAGAGCGAATTTTGGCTATTGAATTAATGAATGCATCGCAAGCCATAGAATATAGACGTCCGTTACAATCTAGTGATTTTATAGAAATGTTTTTAAAATCGTATCGCAAAG